One bacterium genomic window, AGCGTGGCGTTCACCGAGAGGTTCGCCTTGGTCTGGTTGGCGCGGTACCGCTCGTTGAGTTCGCTGTTGTGCACGGCCAACTCGGCGCCGGCGATCTCGCTCCGCTTCTCGAGCGCCGTCTTGATCGCCGCGTCCACGTCCACCTTCGCCGGGGCAAAGGACGGCTGGTCCACCGGCTCGTACGGCTGGCTCCATTCGGGCGAGTTGGGGTCGATGCGCAGCAGCGCGCGCAGCGTGTCCTCGGAGGTGCGGAGCGCGTTCTCGGCGACGATCACCGCTTCCTCGCGGCTCGCGACCTCGGCCTCGGCGGTCGTGATCTCGATCGGGGCGAGGGTGCCGACGTCCACGCGGATCTTCGTCTGGCGCAGGAAGTCCTTGGCCAGGTCGAGCGACGCGCCGGCGACTTCGAGCTGCCGGCGGGCGCCGACCATCGTCCAGTAGGCCGATTCGACCTGCTCGACGATCGACTCGACCTTCACCCGGACCTGCAGCTCCGACATCTTCTGGTTGTTGGCGGCCGTCTTGATCGCCGTCTCGTTGATCTCGAGGCCGTAGTTGCGGAGCAGCGACTGCGAGAAGGTCAGCGCGAGGTTGGTGTCGATCGAGGTCGGGAGGAGGTTCTTCCCGTAGACCTGCTGCCCCGAGCCCATGAAGTACGAGCTGGTCTGGTCGCTGTAGGAGAACGTGGCCCCGTAGCTGCCGCCGAGGCGGGTCGCCTTGGTGACCTCGGCCTGCCCCTGCCAGGTCGTGGCGCGGGTCGGCTGGAGCACCGAGCTGGCGACCGACGAGTTGCGGCCGAGGCTCGACGAGGCGCTGAACTGCGGATCGAACGCCGCGTCGGCTTCCGTGACGAGCTGGGCCTGCGTCTGCGGATCGATCTTGGCCACGGCGATGTCGAGGTTGCGCTCGATCGCCTGCGCCACGGCGTCGCGCAGCGCAAGCTTGAGCGCCCCGGCCGGCGCGGCGGTCGGCGCCGTCTGGGCGGCCGGCGCGGCCTGGGCGGCCGGCGCGGCCGGCGCCGGGGCCGGCGGCGCGGCGAACGCGGCCGCGGGAGCGGCCAGCAGGCAAAGCACGACGGAGGTCTTCATCGTCATTCGTCTCCTCCC contains:
- a CDS encoding TolC family protein, encoding MTMKTSVVLCLLAAPAAAFAAPPAPAPAAPAAQAAPAAQTAPTAAPAGALKLALRDAVAQAIERNLDIAVAKIDPQTQAQLVTEADAAFDPQFSASSSLGRNSSVASSVLQPTRATTWQGQAEVTKATRLGGSYGATFSYSDQTSSYFMGSGQQVYGKNLLPTSIDTNLALTFSQSLLRNYGLEINETAIKTAANNQKMSELQVRVKVESIVEQVESAYWTMVGARRQLEVAGASLDLAKDFLRQTKIRVDVGTLAPIEITTAEAEVASREEAVIVAENALRTSEDTLRALLRIDPNSPEWSQPYEPVDQPSFAPAKVDVDAAIKTALEKRSEIAGAELAVHNSELNERYRANQTKANLSVNATLSLSGTNTRFTPVYDSATDTTHFEVDDEGRWGAFKQLPTRDYNNWTVGATYAIPLGNRASKSAYARARLAVDQSNLALEATKQSIRVEVRKAARDLESAARRVATTRANVELQKKKLDAEQKKYENGLSTAFQVLTYQTDLRTAESSEISAITDYATALVHLARVRGTLLEDRGVKM